The Litchfieldia alkalitelluris genome has a window encoding:
- the galE gene encoding UDP-glucose 4-epimerase GalE — MSILITGGAGYIGSHTCVELLNAGYDIIVLDNFSNSSPESLNRVKELTDRDFKVYEVDLLDREKVELVFEENHIDAVIHFAGLKAVGESVSIPIYYYQNNITGTLVLLDIMKKYHVKNIVFSSSATVYGTHAKVPLVEDEILGATNPYGSTKLMIEQILKDVFIADSSWSIALLRYFNPIGAHVSGKIGEDPKGIPNNLMPYVTQVAAGKLDRLSVFGSDYPTHDGTGVRDYIHVMDLAIGHIKALEKVMNGTGVEAYNLGTGVGYSVLDLINAFEQATNIKIPYHITDRRPGDIATCYASPMKAKKELGWEAKKDINDMCRDAWNWQSNNPNGYKKEEIITI; from the coding sequence ATGAGCATATTAATTACAGGTGGCGCAGGTTATATCGGCAGTCACACTTGTGTGGAACTGCTGAATGCAGGTTATGATATTATCGTTTTAGATAATTTCTCTAATAGTAGTCCTGAATCATTGAATCGAGTAAAGGAACTTACTGATAGAGATTTTAAAGTGTATGAAGTAGATTTGCTTGATCGCGAAAAGGTTGAGTTGGTTTTTGAGGAAAATCATATTGATGCTGTTATTCATTTTGCTGGACTAAAGGCAGTGGGAGAATCAGTATCAATTCCTATTTATTATTATCAAAATAATATTACTGGTACGTTAGTTCTTTTAGATATTATGAAAAAATACCATGTTAAGAATATTGTATTCAGTTCATCAGCCACTGTATATGGAACACATGCTAAAGTTCCTTTGGTTGAGGATGAAATACTTGGTGCAACAAATCCATACGGAAGTACAAAGTTGATGATTGAACAAATACTGAAAGACGTATTTATAGCTGATAGTTCATGGAGTATTGCTCTTTTACGCTACTTTAATCCAATTGGAGCTCATGTGAGTGGGAAAATTGGTGAAGATCCTAAGGGTATCCCCAATAATTTGATGCCGTATGTTACACAAGTTGCTGCGGGGAAGCTAGACAGACTTAGTGTATTTGGTAGTGACTATCCCACTCATGATGGAACAGGTGTTAGGGATTATATCCATGTAATGGATCTTGCCATTGGTCACATTAAAGCACTTGAAAAAGTTATGAATGGAACAGGTGTTGAAGCTTATAATCTGGGAACAGGTGTTGGTTATAGTGTACTAGATTTAATAAACGCGTTTGAACAGGCGACAAATATTAAAATTCCTTACCATATTACAGATAGAAGACCAGGAGATATTGCCACTTGTTATGCTAGTCCAATGAAGGCGAAGAAGGAATTAGGATGGGAAGCGAAGAAGGATATTAATGATATGTGTAGAGATGCTTGGAATTGGCAATCCAATAATCCTAATGGATATAAAAAAGAAGAGATTATTACGATTTAA
- a CDS encoding tyrosine-type recombinase/integrase, producing MENLLKSFAGWLSDEGKSENTIKTYDGTIRKFFEWLQKGERDFHHITRDDVQEYMDYLEDLDRSAATIEKAFSAISVYARFQNIHEIMNNITRLEKEKNTENPEALNRDERNALLQEVEKDGDLRNIVIVYTLLHTGIRISELCALNLSDIQLDTDNSNLFIRNSHGDIKRTIPLSKDLKSHLERYIDTLDKSQTALFISSVGKRISTRGVQYMLKKYDVNPHKLRHTFCTELVQNGIDISTVAELAGHADVNVTKRYLSKESPSKIEDAIKRTFA from the coding sequence GTGGAAAATCTTTTAAAGTCGTTTGCTGGCTGGTTATCTGATGAAGGTAAATCTGAAAACACAATTAAAACCTATGATGGAACAATACGAAAGTTTTTTGAATGGTTACAGAAGGGTGAAAGAGATTTTCATCATATAACAAGAGATGATGTTCAAGAATATATGGATTATCTTGAAGATCTCGATAGAAGTGCAGCGACGATAGAAAAAGCCTTTTCAGCGATCAGTGTTTATGCAAGATTTCAAAACATTCACGAAATCATGAATAATATCACCCGCCTAGAAAAAGAAAAGAATACTGAGAACCCCGAGGCTTTAAACAGAGATGAAAGAAATGCACTTTTGCAAGAGGTTGAAAAAGATGGAGATCTTCGAAATATTGTAATTGTATATACACTATTGCATACAGGTATTCGAATTTCAGAATTATGTGCATTAAATCTATCAGATATCCAATTAGATACAGATAATAGTAACCTATTTATAAGAAACAGTCATGGTGATATTAAACGGACAATTCCTTTGTCTAAGGATTTAAAATCTCATCTGGAGCGTTATATTGATACTTTAGATAAAAGTCAAACTGCATTATTTATTTCAAGTGTTGGAAAAAGAATCTCTACACGTGGAGTACAATATATGCTGAAAAAATATGATGTGAATCCTCATAAGTTACGTCACACTTTTTGTACAGAGTTAGTACAAAATGGAATTGATATCTCAACAGTGGCTGAGTTAGCAGGACATGCAGATGTAAACGTAACAAAACGTTATTTATCGAAGGAGTCACCTAGTAAAATAGAAGATGCAATCAAAAGAACTTTTGCTTAG
- a CDS encoding patatin-like phospholipase family protein — MYIDGVFSGGGIKGFALIGAYAALEEKGIKFKCLAGTSAGAIIAALIKAGYTSEELEKIMDAIELKDFLDARKTFLPIPFAKWLFLYKRLGLYRGEVLEKWLEALLSAKGIATFGDLPPDSLKLVASNLTMGTLIVLPDDLPRYGINPSSFSVAKAVRMSCSLPYFFEPVKLKPRTGAHLIVDGGVLSNFPIWLFEKALDSRKRPVLGVKLSANFYNQPVHKVDNAISLFTSLFDTMMKAHDLKYISRVHEDHIVFIPVEGGLTTEFNLDDEQKHKLIQHGKERTEQFLKKWSY, encoded by the coding sequence TTGTACATAGATGGGGTTTTTTCTGGAGGGGGAATAAAAGGGTTTGCACTGATTGGCGCCTATGCAGCTCTCGAGGAAAAAGGAATTAAATTTAAATGTTTAGCTGGAACAAGTGCTGGAGCAATCATTGCAGCTCTCATTAAAGCGGGCTATACAAGTGAAGAACTAGAAAAAATTATGGATGCCATCGAGTTGAAGGACTTCTTAGATGCAAGGAAAACCTTCCTTCCTATTCCTTTTGCGAAATGGTTGTTTTTATATAAAAGATTAGGACTATATAGAGGTGAGGTACTAGAAAAATGGCTAGAAGCTCTTCTATCAGCCAAAGGAATTGCTACTTTTGGGGATTTACCACCAGACTCCTTAAAACTTGTTGCCTCTAATTTAACAATGGGAACTTTAATTGTTTTACCTGATGATCTACCGAGGTATGGTATAAATCCGTCCTCTTTTTCGGTTGCCAAAGCTGTACGAATGAGTTGTAGTTTACCTTACTTCTTTGAACCGGTAAAATTAAAGCCAAGAACGGGTGCTCACCTTATTGTTGATGGAGGTGTGTTAAGTAATTTTCCGATTTGGCTTTTTGAAAAAGCATTAGATAGCCGAAAACGGCCTGTGTTAGGTGTGAAATTGTCAGCGAATTTTTACAATCAACCGGTTCATAAAGTAGATAATGCCATTTCGTTATTTACATCGCTTTTCGATACGATGATGAAAGCGCATGACCTTAAGTATATCTCTCGTGTTCATGAAGATCATATTGTCTTTATACCCGTTGAAGGGGGATTAACAACCGAGTTCAATCTTGATGATGAGCAAAAACACAAATTAATCCAACATGGGAAAGAACGCACTGAACAATTCTTGAAAAAATGGTCTTATTAA
- a CDS encoding SA1362 family protein → MNRRSNLFVYSIITLGVIGILYTLFTQPSRLLVQLGSIVFFGAIIFLIYKIYMRRRLGGSGNDYSAYRRAAKQSKRRFNEQTQQKPVSKVVEGKKLSSSPKKASPLQSGKRKKSSPSHLTVIEGKKGKKKNRAFF, encoded by the coding sequence ATGAATCGTCGTTCAAACCTTTTTGTATATTCAATCATCACGTTAGGCGTCATTGGTATTCTTTATACATTATTTACACAACCTTCACGGCTACTAGTTCAGTTAGGATCCATTGTATTTTTTGGAGCTATTATCTTCCTTATTTACAAGATCTATATGAGACGTCGCCTTGGTGGAAGTGGGAATGACTATAGTGCATACAGACGTGCAGCCAAACAATCTAAGAGACGTTTCAATGAGCAAACCCAACAAAAACCAGTTTCTAAGGTTGTTGAGGGCAAAAAATTATCTTCAAGCCCTAAAAAAGCGTCACCACTTCAATCCGGAAAACGCAAAAAATCATCTCCCTCTCATTTAACTGTGATTGAAGGTAAAAAAGGCAAAAAGAAAAATCGAGCATTTTTTTAA
- the splB gene encoding spore photoproduct lyase — MEPFMPQLVYIEPKALDYPLGRELKDKFENLGVEIRETTSHNQVRGIPGDNEFQQYRNAKSTLVVGLRRTLKFDTSKPSAEYAIPLATGCMGHCHYCYLQTTLGSKPYIRTYVNLEDIFEQADKYMKEREPEITRFEAACTSDIVGIDHLTHSLKKTIEFMGEKDFGQLRFVTKYHHVDHLLDAKHNGRTRFRFSVNSRYVIKNFEPGTSSFDERLEAARKVANADYPLGFIVAPIYMHEDWQEGYFELFERLYNSLKGVNVDNLTFELIQHRFTKPAKKVIAKRYPKTKLEMDETKRKYKWGRYGIGKYVYKDEEANDIETTIKRYIHEFFPQAEVQYFT; from the coding sequence ATGGAACCATTTATGCCACAGCTTGTGTACATTGAGCCTAAAGCATTAGATTATCCACTTGGCAGAGAATTAAAAGATAAGTTTGAGAATCTCGGGGTTGAAATTAGAGAAACAACTTCACATAATCAAGTGCGAGGAATACCTGGTGATAATGAGTTTCAGCAGTACCGAAACGCAAAATCTACCTTGGTTGTAGGATTAAGACGAACATTGAAATTTGATACATCCAAACCGTCTGCTGAATATGCCATTCCTTTGGCCACTGGCTGTATGGGACATTGTCATTATTGCTATTTGCAAACAACATTAGGAAGTAAGCCTTATATACGTACTTATGTGAATCTAGAAGATATTTTTGAGCAAGCAGATAAATATATGAAAGAGCGAGAGCCTGAAATCACCCGATTTGAGGCTGCCTGTACATCTGATATCGTCGGAATTGATCACTTAACTCATTCGTTAAAAAAGACCATTGAGTTCATGGGAGAGAAGGACTTTGGACAACTAAGGTTTGTGACCAAATACCATCATGTTGATCATCTTCTTGATGCAAAGCACAATGGTAGAACAAGGTTCCGCTTTAGCGTGAATTCAAGGTATGTCATTAAAAATTTTGAACCAGGAACATCTTCTTTTGATGAGCGCCTGGAAGCAGCTAGAAAGGTTGCAAATGCAGATTATCCACTTGGCTTTATAGTTGCTCCGATATATATGCATGAAGACTGGCAGGAAGGGTATTTCGAGCTGTTTGAAAGACTTTACAATTCACTTAAGGGTGTAAATGTAGACAATTTAACCTTTGAATTAATACAGCATAGATTTACCAAACCTGCTAAAAAGGTCATTGCAAAACGGTATCCGAAAACAAAGCTCGAGATGGATGAAACGAAACGAAAATATAAGTGGGGCAGATATGGAATTGGGAAATATGTTTACAAAGACGAAGAAGCAAATGATATAGAAACAACAATTAAAAGATATATTCATGAATTTTTTCCACAAGCAGAGGTTCAGTATTTCACATAA
- a CDS encoding rhodanese-like domain-containing protein, with amino-acid sequence MFFYQKRILKTLTEEEFRAGYRKAQLIDVREPKEYDGGHILGARNIPLTQLKIRLKEVRQDQPVYLYCQNTMRSGRAAQLLKRKGYSQLYTLKGGYKQWNGKIKTKNK; translated from the coding sequence ATGTTTTTCTATCAAAAAAGAATTTTAAAAACATTAACTGAAGAAGAATTTCGTGCTGGCTACCGTAAAGCACAATTAATAGATGTTCGCGAACCAAAGGAATATGATGGTGGGCATATATTAGGAGCTCGTAATATCCCACTTACTCAATTAAAGATAAGACTAAAAGAAGTACGCCAAGATCAACCCGTATACCTTTACTGTCAAAACACAATGAGAAGTGGAAGAGCAGCTCAACTTTTAAAAAGAAAAGGCTACAGCCAGTTATATACACTTAAAGGTGGATATAAGCAATGGAACGGTAAAATTAAAACTAAAAATAAATAA
- a CDS encoding YqhV family protein, which produces MRRWLSLIETSVLSMAGLRILSASIELTAAILMLVFNDVKKAIAINALLAVVGPVILITTMAIGLLSIADDLSFSKLFFVALGVGFILFGIYK; this is translated from the coding sequence ATGAGAAGATGGCTATCTTTAATAGAAACAAGTGTACTATCAATGGCGGGACTGCGTATTCTTTCGGCCTCGATCGAATTAACTGCAGCAATTTTAATGCTGGTATTTAATGATGTCAAAAAAGCAATTGCTATCAACGCGTTATTAGCGGTAGTTGGTCCAGTGATCTTAATTACAACGATGGCGATTGGACTGCTTAGTATTGCTGATGATCTATCATTTTCAAAACTCTTTTTTGTTGCGTTAGGAGTTGGCTTTATTTTATTTGGAATTTATAAATAG
- a CDS encoding M24 family metallopeptidase produces MGKLEKLREGFKEYGIDGLLVTNSYNRRYMTGFTGTAGVVLISETKSVFITDFRYVEQASEQIEGFEVVQHTGQLIDEVAKQAVDMGIKKLGFEQDDLSFSTYSSYNNTTEAELVPVSNAVEKLRLIKSESEIKILKEAAEIADAAYTHILGYIRPGISELDVSNELEFFMRKQGAVSSSFDIIVASGVRSALPHGVATDKIIEKGDFVTLDFGAYYKGYCSDITRTLAVGTPSDELKNIYNIVLEAQLRGMDGIKPGLTGKQADALTRDYITEKGYGQYFGHSTGHGLGMEVHEQPGLSVKSDMILTPGMVVTVEPGIYIAGLGGVRIEDDTVITENGNESLTYSTKELIIL; encoded by the coding sequence ATGGGGAAACTTGAAAAATTACGTGAAGGCTTTAAGGAATATGGAATTGACGGGTTACTTGTTACAAACAGTTATAACAGAAGATATATGACTGGTTTCACAGGTACAGCAGGTGTAGTACTAATTTCTGAGACAAAATCAGTATTTATTACCGATTTCCGTTATGTTGAGCAAGCAAGTGAGCAAATTGAAGGTTTTGAAGTCGTTCAGCATACTGGTCAACTTATAGACGAGGTTGCAAAACAAGCTGTAGATATGGGAATTAAGAAGCTTGGTTTTGAGCAAGATGACTTGTCGTTCTCGACTTATAGTTCATATAACAATACCACGGAAGCTGAATTAGTCCCAGTTTCTAATGCGGTTGAAAAGTTACGCTTGATTAAGTCTGAATCAGAGATTAAGATATTAAAGGAAGCAGCTGAGATTGCAGATGCAGCATATACACATATTTTAGGATATATTCGTCCAGGAATAAGTGAGTTAGATGTATCAAATGAACTAGAATTCTTTATGAGAAAACAAGGTGCAGTATCTTCTTCTTTTGATATTATTGTCGCATCAGGAGTTCGCTCCGCATTGCCACACGGCGTGGCGACTGATAAAATCATTGAAAAAGGCGACTTTGTAACGCTAGATTTCGGGGCATATTATAAAGGTTATTGCTCTGATATCACAAGAACTCTTGCAGTTGGAACACCAAGTGACGAATTGAAAAACATTTACAATATTGTTCTTGAAGCACAATTGCGTGGTATGGATGGCATCAAACCTGGGTTAACAGGGAAGCAAGCTGATGCATTAACACGTGATTACATTACCGAAAAAGGTTATGGACAATATTTTGGCCATTCAACAGGTCATGGGTTAGGTATGGAAGTACATGAACAACCAGGTCTTTCAGTGAAATCTGATATGATCTTAACACCAGGAATGGTTGTCACAGTTGAACCAGGTATTTACATAGCGGGTCTTGGTGGCGTTCGAATCGAAGATGATACAGTCATTACCGAAAATGGCAACGAATCATTGACATATTCTACTAAAGAACTAATCATTTTATAA
- a CDS encoding YqhR family membrane protein, with amino-acid sequence MEAEKKNPNLEQNQKPEDLSMITKVVIIGLFGGLFWSFLNYGTYVFNFTEISPNLVLQPWAIGDWKNRVLGQFIGIAVIGVLSIGVALVYYALLRKFQKIWVGMAFGLLLWALVFFVLNPIFPNLQSVPELGRNTNITTICFYILYGVFIGYSISFEANEFNHESEVAAIDD; translated from the coding sequence GTGGAAGCAGAAAAGAAAAATCCTAACTTAGAACAAAATCAAAAACCAGAAGATCTATCTATGATCACGAAAGTCGTCATTATAGGATTATTCGGGGGTCTATTTTGGAGCTTTTTGAACTATGGAACCTATGTGTTTAACTTTACAGAAATTAGTCCAAACCTTGTTCTACAGCCTTGGGCTATAGGTGATTGGAAAAATCGTGTCCTTGGCCAATTTATCGGCATTGCAGTGATCGGAGTACTTTCAATTGGAGTTGCACTTGTATATTATGCACTACTAAGGAAGTTTCAAAAGATTTGGGTAGGGATGGCTTTTGGTCTACTATTATGGGCATTAGTATTCTTTGTTTTAAATCCTATTTTTCCAAATCTGCAATCAGTCCCAGAACTAGGAAGAAATACAAATATAACAACGATTTGCTTTTATATTTTATATGGAGTATTCATAGGGTACTCAATATCCTTTGAAGCTAATGAGTTTAATCATGAATCGGAAGTAGCTGCTATAGATGACTAA
- a CDS encoding methyl-accepting chemotaxis protein, giving the protein MCAFQDLFHSLSEIIDEQISNPLEYKRAIMAVSQILNFEQQIALEAYELENARIREEAEVLKNRMKDNVSRNAEELAAISEETSSAIQEIAGKSQEIKELTDIGSEIAVNTEDKSKEGIQRLRNLQSMLQDTDVSMRKINGDMDSLQQSSKKIEQIAVIVTSIADQTNLLALNAAIEAARAGENGKGFAVVAGEVRKLAESTKNSVSEVSSIILEMAEYSGLVNKAILQVSDNLKKGSIESSETNQFFDQILESMVNVKQQNVKIANEMNELIQIFEDISQAVEHVAVASDEMMNITTQL; this is encoded by the coding sequence ATGTGTGCTTTTCAGGATTTGTTCCATTCTTTAAGTGAAATTATAGATGAACAAATTAGTAACCCATTAGAATACAAACGTGCGATTATGGCTGTATCCCAAATACTTAATTTTGAGCAGCAAATTGCTCTTGAGGCATACGAACTTGAGAATGCTCGAATCAGAGAAGAGGCTGAAGTCTTGAAAAATCGTATGAAAGACAATGTAAGTAGAAATGCGGAAGAATTGGCAGCCATTAGTGAAGAAACTAGTTCAGCAATTCAAGAAATAGCTGGTAAATCTCAAGAGATTAAAGAGCTTACAGACATTGGGTCAGAAATTGCAGTAAATACAGAGGATAAATCAAAAGAAGGTATTCAAAGGTTACGTAATCTTCAATCGATGCTTCAAGATACGGATGTATCAATGAGAAAAATAAATGGTGATATGGATAGCTTGCAACAAAGTTCAAAGAAAATCGAGCAAATAGCTGTAATCGTCACTTCAATTGCAGATCAAACGAACTTGCTTGCACTCAATGCAGCAATAGAAGCTGCTAGAGCTGGGGAAAATGGAAAAGGTTTTGCAGTTGTAGCTGGTGAAGTTCGGAAACTTGCGGAAAGTACAAAAAACTCAGTATCTGAAGTCTCGAGTATTATTTTGGAGATGGCAGAATACTCTGGTCTGGTCAATAAGGCTATTCTTCAGGTAAGTGATAATTTGAAGAAGGGATCCATTGAATCCTCAGAGACTAATCAATTTTTTGATCAAATCTTAGAATCAATGGTTAACGTTAAACAACAGAATGTTAAGATTGCCAATGAGATGAATGAGTTAATTCAAATATTTGAGGACATTAGTCAAGCAGTTGAGCATGTGGCAGTTGCATCCGACGAGATGATGAATATAACCACACAGTTATAA
- the efp gene encoding elongation factor P: MISVNDFRTGLTIEVDGGIWRVMDFQHVKPGKGAAFVRSKLRNLRTGAVQEKTFRAGEKVAKAQIENRKMQYLYANGEMHVFMDNLSYEQIELPASAIEYELKFLKENMEVQIMTFGHETLGVELPNTVELKVAETEPGIKGDTASGGTKPAILETGLSVQVPFFINEGDVLIINTTEASYVSRA; encoded by the coding sequence ATGATTTCAGTTAACGATTTTCGTACAGGATTAACAATTGAAGTAGACGGAGGCATTTGGAGAGTAATGGACTTCCAGCACGTTAAACCAGGTAAAGGTGCTGCATTTGTTCGCTCAAAGCTTCGTAACCTTCGTACAGGTGCTGTACAAGAAAAAACTTTCCGTGCTGGTGAAAAAGTAGCAAAAGCACAAATCGAAAACCGCAAAATGCAATATCTATACGCAAATGGTGAAATGCATGTATTCATGGATAATCTATCATATGAGCAAATTGAACTCCCAGCATCAGCAATTGAGTATGAGCTAAAGTTCTTGAAAGAAAACATGGAAGTTCAGATTATGACTTTCGGCCATGAAACACTAGGTGTTGAACTACCAAATACAGTGGAATTAAAAGTAGCAGAAACGGAGCCAGGAATCAAAGGTGATACTGCTTCAGGTGGAACAAAGCCAGCGATTTTAGAAACTGGTTTATCTGTTCAAGTACCATTCTTTATTAATGAAGGTGATGTGTTAATTATTAACACAACTGAAGCATCTTACGTTTCTAGAGCTTAA
- a CDS encoding protoglobin domain-containing protein — protein sequence MGLFFFRYNRDSFYPISIIVQYKKIIDNNSSIERLKSTLYNHIIEMFNGVIDESFIKQRYIIAYVHVKMAIST from the coding sequence GTGGGTCTCTTTTTTTTTCGATATAATAGAGATTCATTTTACCCAATTTCTATTATAGTTCAATATAAGAAAATCATCGATAATAATAGCTCTATTGAAAGACTAAAGAGTACTCTTTATAACCATATTATAGAAATGTTTAATGGAGTGATAGATGAGAGTTTTATCAAACAACGATATATTATTGCTTATGTGCATGTGAAAATGGCCATTAGCACCTAA
- a CDS encoding lipoate--protein ligase family protein: MEQEVWRFIDSGDCSPEFNMALDEALLEWHSKGVIPPTIRFYGWNPATLSIGYFQKVEKEIDLEAVKRYGLGFVRRPTGGRGVLHDKELTYSVIVSEDHPEMPQTVTEAYRVISEGILEGFKKLGLDAYFAVPKTDEEREGLKNPRSAVCFDAPSWYELVVEGRKVAGSAQTRQKGVILQHGSILLDIDEDKLFDLFKYPNDRVRERMQRNFKNKAVAINALRETPVTIAEAKDAFIYGFEKGLNIQLEPYELTEQEMDYVNTIIKTRYANDEWNFRR, translated from the coding sequence ATGGAACAAGAAGTTTGGAGATTTATTGACTCAGGAGATTGTTCTCCTGAATTTAATATGGCATTGGACGAAGCCTTACTAGAGTGGCATAGCAAGGGAGTGATTCCACCTACAATTCGTTTTTATGGATGGAATCCTGCAACATTATCAATTGGATATTTTCAAAAGGTTGAGAAAGAGATTGATTTAGAAGCTGTTAAGCGTTATGGCTTAGGGTTTGTTCGTAGACCAACCGGCGGTAGGGGAGTACTTCATGATAAAGAACTAACATATAGTGTGATTGTCTCAGAGGACCATCCTGAAATGCCTCAAACGGTTACTGAGGCGTATCGTGTCATCTCTGAGGGAATCCTTGAGGGATTCAAAAAGCTAGGGTTAGACGCATACTTCGCTGTGCCGAAAACAGATGAAGAACGTGAAGGATTAAAGAACCCTCGTTCAGCTGTATGCTTTGATGCTCCATCATGGTATGAGTTAGTTGTCGAAGGAAGAAAAGTAGCAGGAAGTGCTCAAACAAGGCAAAAGGGAGTAATCTTACAGCACGGCTCCATCCTACTAGATATAGATGAAGACAAATTGTTTGACCTATTTAAGTATCCTAACGATCGTGTAAGAGAAAGGATGCAACGTAATTTTAAAAATAAAGCAGTTGCTATAAATGCATTACGAGAGACCCCTGTTACCATTGCAGAAGCGAAAGATGCATTCATTTATGGGTTCGAAAAAGGACTTAACATTCAATTAGAACCATATGAATTAACAGAGCAAGAAATGGACTACGTAAATACAATTATAAAAACTCGTTATGCAAATGATGAGTGGAATTTCAGAAGATAA
- a CDS encoding PDDEXK family nuclease encodes MNRGYAGFYKGHYLRSSYEYAYAKYLDFHLIPWGYEEEVFDLGYKKYKPDFFFYDDEKLIKIVEIKSRDKNVKDQATKALNAIVQKYNISCELISYEELLELYKSLPFSLNSTITEWINSKDTTVNKAAYGELNSHFNFKHSIDTKMKIGNHTKKLWASDSVSKQNMIEGLRKSGLVQKGKYKKPREVRMCKECSKPFEVIISSPKLYCSRNCSGIVAVRTAKFTNMECRSENHKAIKEFIIQWSLKNADLILDTPYNKIKTTLQPLIVDIHKKFRVKDFRVISKSVFGKDQGRKELLKFMKDVCNENVC; translated from the coding sequence ATGAATAGGGGATATGCAGGTTTCTATAAAGGTCACTATTTAAGAAGTTCTTATGAATATGCATATGCTAAATACCTTGATTTTCATTTGATACCTTGGGGTTATGAAGAAGAAGTATTTGATTTAGGATATAAAAAGTATAAACCTGATTTTTTCTTTTATGATGACGAAAAACTGATAAAGATAGTGGAAATTAAATCTAGAGATAAGAATGTTAAGGATCAAGCCACAAAAGCTTTAAATGCCATTGTTCAAAAGTACAACATTAGTTGTGAATTGATCTCTTATGAGGAATTATTAGAGCTCTACAAAAGCTTACCATTCTCGTTAAATTCAACAATTACAGAATGGATTAATTCAAAGGACACTACCGTAAATAAAGCAGCTTATGGTGAGTTAAATAGTCACTTTAATTTCAAACACAGCATTGATACCAAAATGAAAATTGGTAATCATACTAAGAAACTATGGGCTTCAGACAGTGTTTCTAAACAGAATATGATTGAGGGCCTAAGGAAATCTGGCTTAGTGCAGAAGGGGAAATATAAAAAACCTCGAGAGGTCAGAATGTGTAAAGAGTGTAGCAAACCATTCGAAGTTATTATTTCCTCCCCGAAACTATATTGTAGTCGAAACTGCTCTGGAATAGTTGCTGTGAGAACTGCCAAATTTACAAATATGGAATGTCGGAGTGAAAATCATAAAGCTATTAAAGAATTTATTATACAATGGTCATTAAAAAATGCAGACCTTATTCTAGATACACCATATAACAAGATAAAAACCACTTTACAACCGTTAATCGTAGATATTCATAAGAAGTTTAGAGTTAAAGACTTCAGGGTTATCTCTAAATCAGTTTTTGGAAAAGATCAAGGAAGAAAAGAACTCTTAAAGTTTATGAAAGATGTGTGTAATGAAAATGTATGCTGA